In Pseudophryne corroboree isolate aPseCor3 chromosome 7, aPseCor3.hap2, whole genome shotgun sequence, a single window of DNA contains:
- the LOC134945731 gene encoding uncharacterized protein LOC134945731 isoform X1 has translation MTRLANPITHCLSNPLFCPLLPPLSLSPSLLHLILSPLLCLPPYPSSVSPLQFTSAPSHHLYHTTQPCSLPPLPVSSPLLHQYQTALPPCLTHAVSLPSQGPSTIITPSLSFPSKLLLPQRYSNPDNLIHISPTNSYPLSCALWNARSICNKLAPTHDLFISNSLHLLAITETWITPYDTTSPAALSAGGLTFSHTPRPGGRHGGGVGILLPSSYTYQLIPPEPSLTFSTFEVHAIRLYQPTNLRVAVVYRPPGISSKFLDIFASWLPHFLSSDIPSIILGDFNIPIDNPTKSPASKLLNLTSSLGLSQWTTSPSHVNGSSLDLVFTHRCDISDFSNSPFPSLTTTCSLSTYLSLLPHLSLLRLPPRSVTLRLLTPHPYPPCLTPFSLLFSLSHMP, from the coding sequence atgaccAGGCTGGCAAACCCCATTACTCATTGTctttctaatcctttattctgtcccctgttaccacctctatccctctctcccagtctcttacatctcatcctctctcctctcctctgtctgcctccctacccctcttctgtttccccattgcaattcacttctgccccttcacaccatttataccacaccactcaaccctgctctctccctcctctgcctgtctcctcacctctcctccaccagtatcaaactgcactccctccctgtctcactcatgcagtctcccttcctagccaaggccccagcaccatcatcacaccctctttatcctttccttccaaattactcctacctcaacgctacagtaatcctgataatctcattcacatctctcccacaaactcataccccctatcctgtgcactctggaatgccagatctatttgcaacaaactggcccccactcatgaccttttcatttccaactccctgcacctcctggccattacagaaacctggattactccctatgacaccacttctcctgctgctctctctgctgggggcctcacattctcacacacaccccgacccgggggtcgccatgggggtggtgttggtatccttttaccctcaagctacacataccaacttatacctccagaaccttctcttacattctctacatttgaggtccatgcaatacgcctctaccaacctactaatcttcgagttgctgtcgtttaccgtccacctggcatttcctccaaattcctcgacatctttgcttcctggctacctcacttcctctcttctgacattccctccattattctaggtgatttcaacatccctatcgataaccccacaaaatcacctgcctctaaactccttaacctcacctcttcacttggtctctcccagtggaccacctcaccctcccatgtgaacgggagctcactggatctggttttcactcaccgctgtgacatttctgatttctccaattccccttttccctctctgaccaccacttgctctctttcaacttatctatctctgcttccccatctttccctcctaaggctaccaccacgaagcgtaacattgaggctattgacacctcatccctatcctccctgtttgactcccttctctcttctcttctctctctctcacatgccctga